From Methylococcus capsulatus:
CGATGTGACGCTGCTGGAGGGGGTGGCACGCGGTTTCTACTGGCAGCACCTCGTGGACACCGGTGTGATGAAGAGTGGATCAGACATTGCCCGGGCCGAAGGACTGCACCCCTCGGTGCCCAACGAGCTGATGCGCCTGACCCTGCTCGCGCCTGACATCCTCGAACTGCTGATGGCCGGGCGGCAGCCTCGCCGGATGAACCTGATCTGGTTCCAGCGCAACCCGCTGCCGGTGGATTGGGAGGCGCAACGCCAGATCGTGAAGCGCTTTGAGGAGGACGCATGAGCAAGAAGCACCGGGGCCGGTTCAAGGGTGATCCGGTCACCTATCAACTGCCGAACCCGGCAGGCGGCGTGCAACTGGAAACCTTCGTGCCCTGGACGCTGGTGAAGCGGGGGCTGAAGAAGCAGGTCATCACGCCCTTGGACGCGCCGCAGGAATTTCTCTCCGAGGCCACCCGGGAGCGGGAAGCCCGGTCGGCCGCGCAAGACACCGCGTTGATGCGGGCGCTCGGACTGGCGCACCACTGGCAACGCCTGCTGGATGAGCAGCGGGCGGCATCGGTGGCCGAGATCGCCAAGGCCGAAGGCATGGACGTGACGCAGGTGCGCCGGGTCATGCGGCTGACGCTCCTGGCCCCGGATGTCGTGGAACGGCTGGTGGGTTCGCCCGACGCCGTGCTGGAGAAGGTGATGCGCCGCCCCTGGCCCAACGCCTGGGGCGACCAGATGCGCGTGCTCGCGCCACCAGGGTAAGCGCGTCGCACCCAGCGCCAGCAACCGCCTGCGGGCGGTTTTTTTGTGGCCGCTTGGCACTCGGTCGCCACCGCTACAGGAGTTGCCAACCACAACCGACAGCCTCTAAACCCGCGCCGCCAAAGCCAGTGGCCTCAAGAACGCTCGCGAGACCACCAGAGAAAACGGAGAACAGAGAGGCGCCCGTAGGGACAAAAACGCAGGGGCTGGAGGGGTGGCGCTCGCGAGGCCATGCCCGGAATCCGCGCCAACACAGGGGGAAACGGGCGAAAAAAAACCAACCGAGAGTGGTTGGTTTTTGGAATCTTGGTGGAGGCGGCGGGAATTGAACCCGCGTCCGCAAATCCTCTGCCATCGGTTCTACATGCGTAGCCACTCTATTGATTTAACCGGCCGCTACCCGGGTGGCAGGGAAGACGAACGGCGATTCCGTTGGGTTTTAGCGCTTCGGCTCCGGACAGGCTTCAGCGCGAGCTTACAATTGGGTTACCCCCAATCAGCCGCTTGTAAGCGAGCTGCTGATCAGAGGCCGGCCGGCTTAAGCGGCCAGTGCGTAAACGTCGTCGTTGGCGTTTATTTGGTTTGCAGATTGATTTACGAGGTTATCTGCACCTCGGCATGCCCCTCAGGTTTCGCGATCCACGTCGAAGCCATGTCGCCCCCGAGTTAACATGTCAGACCGCACGGTTTGGAGAAAGTTTCCCGCGCGGCCGACCAATGCGCATTATATCAGAAAAGCCGTCGGCTTGGGCGACAGGTGTACGGCCCATTCCACTGCGTGCGTCAGATTTCGTGGAGCATCTGCTGCGTGTCGCGGACGATGCGCTGTTTTTCCTTTTCGCTTGCCTCGGCCAGATTGTTGAAGACGTCCCGGGCTTTGGGATCATCCATTTCCGCCGCTGCTTCCTTGTAGAGGGTTACGAGCGCGTCGTCGAACGCGCAGGCCACTTGCACCAATTCGTCGACAGTCATGCCGGGACGGGGCGTGGCCTTTACCAGCAGTTCTTCGACATGGTCGCTGGGGGCGAACTGCAGCCAGGTATTGAGAACGGCGCTGCGGGCGTTTTCCTCGAAACGCTCCAGCATTTCCTTCTGTTCGTGTTCGTGCCAGCTTAGATAGTCGAGAGCCATTTTCAACCGGATTTCCGACTCATCCGTTTGTTTTTTCAGGTTTTTGTAGTAGTCCCGAATCTGATCGTGGAGCGCTTTGCCATGATCCAGAACATCCTTGACCTGTTCGAAGTTTCTCATCATGTCATCCTCCGTGTTGTAGGTCGCTTCGGATTTTTGCTGTGGCCCACCAAAATGTCAGGGTGATTGTCACGGGGCCGTGATGTTGAAATTCGGCTCCTCAGGTCGCCATATAACGCTTCGGCGGGGTGGAGTCAATGGCCTGGTTGACTGGCGGAATGTTCGGCATGAGCCGAGATGGGCGTTGTGGTATTCTTATTGAATTTCACCGAACCTAATGTTCCCTCGGCTGTACCCCCCCATGAATCCCCACAGATTGACCCACCTGAAGCACCTGGAATCCGAGAGCATCCACATATTTCGGGAAGTGGTGAGCGAATTCGAGCGGCCGGTGATGCTGTACTCGATCGGGAAGGACTCGGCGGTGATGCTACATCTGGCGATGAAGGCGTTTTACCCGGGCAAGCCGCCGTTTCCGTTGCTGCACGTCGATACCACCTGGAAGTTCCGCGACATGATCGCCTTCCGCGACCGGCGGGCGCGGGAGCTGGGGCTGGACCTCATCATCCACGTCAACGAAGAGGGGGTGCGCGAGGGCATCAACCCTTTCGTGCACGGCAGCAAGAAGCACACCGACATCATGAAGACCGAAGCGCTCAAGCAGGCGCTGGCCCGGTACCGCTTCGACGCCGCCTTCGGCGGAGCGCGCCGGGACGAGGAGAAATCCCGCGCCAAGGAACGGGTGTACTCGTTCCGCGACCGGCATCACCGCTGGGACCCCAAGAACCAGCGCCCTGAGCTGTGGAATCTGTACAACGGCAAGATCAACCCGGGTGAGAGCATCCGCGTGTTCCCCCTGTCCAACTGGACCGAACTCGACGTGTGGCAGTACATCTACCTGGAAAACATCCCCATTGTCCCGCTGTACTTCGCCGCCGAGCGGCCGGTGGTCGAGCGCGACGGCATGCTGATCATGGTGGATGACGAGCGCATGCCGTTGTTGCCGGGCGAAGTGCCGCTGCGGAAGAAGGTGCGGTTCCGCACCCTGGGCTGTTATCCCTTGACCGGCGCCATCGAATCCGAGGCCGCCACCTTGCCCGAGATCATCCAGGAAATGTTGCTGACCAAGACCTCCGAGCGCCAGGGCCGGCTCATCGACCACGACCAGGCCGGGTCCATGGAAGAAAAGAAGAAGGAAGGGTATTTCTGACCGTTATGGCCCAAGGCTGTCGCAGCTGCCCCGATGGCCATGACGACTTCCCTCACCCCGCCCCGATGGTTCCGGCCCGTCCTGCCCGGAACCCTGGGGACGAACCGCGTTCGCCCCCCTCCGCTCGCGGCGGGGGGCAGGGAGGGGAATGATGAATTTATTTCGCGATGTTTGATCGATCACGCCTATGTCACACCAATCCGACCTCATCGGCACCGACATCCATGCTTATCTGGCCCAGCACGAGCAGAAGGAGCTCTTGCGGCTCCTCACCTGCGGCAGCGTCGACGACGGCAAGAGCACCCTGATCGGGCGGCTGCTGCACGATTCCCAGATGATCTACGAGGATCAGCTCAGCGCGGTGCGGCGCGACAGCGTGAAATCCGGCACCACCGGCGGCGAACTCGATCTGGCCCTGCTGGTCGATGGCCTGCAGGCCGAGCGCGAGCAGGGCATCACCATCGATGTGGCCTACCGCTATTTTTCCACGGCCCAGCGCAAGTTCATCATCGCCGACACCCCCGGCCACGAGCAGTACACCCGCAACATGGCCACCGGCGCTTCCACCTGCGACCTGGCCATCATCCTGATCGACGCCCGCCGCGGCGTGCAGGTGCAGACCCGCCGCCACAGCTACATCGTCTCGCTCCTGGGGATCCGGCACGTCCTGGTCGCCATCAACAAGATGGACCTGATGGACCACAGCGAAGCCGTGTTCGACCGCATCCGCGCCGATTACCTCGCCTTCGCCGACAAGCTCGAGCTGCATGACGTGCGCTTCATCCCGATCTCCGCCCTGCACGGTGACAACGTGGTGCACAAGAGCGCGGCCATGCCCTGGTACGGCGGGCCGCCTCTGCTCGAGCTGCTCAACACCCTCGAGATCGCCCAGGACCGCAACTTCGATGACCCGCGCTTCCCGGTGCAGTACGTCAACCGCCCCCACCTCGACTTCCGCGGCTACAGCGGCACCGTCGCCGCCGGGGTGTTCCAGCCGGGCGATCCGGTCTTGGTGCTGCCGGCCAAGACCCGCAGCCGGATCCAGTCCATCGTCACCTACGACGGCGAGCTGGAGGCCGCCTTCCCGCCCCAGGCCGTCACCCTCACCCTGGAAGATGAAATCGACCTCAGCCGCGGCGATCTCCTGGTGCATCCGGACCGCCTGCCGCACCTCGACAGCCGCTTCCAGGCCCACCTCGTGTGGATGACCGAAGCCCCGCTGATTCCGGGGAAGCAATACCTCCTCAAGCACGCCACCCGGACCCTCACCGGCTCGGTGGCCGCCATCCGCCACCGGATCGATGTCAACACCCTGGAACGGCACCCCGCCGGCCAGCTCCACCTCAACGAGATCGGTCTGTGCGAGCTGGCCTTGAGCGCGCCGCTGGCGTTCGACGCTTACGCCCGCTGCAAGGGCACCGGCGCTTTCATTCTCATCGACCGGCTGACCAACGCCACCGTCGGCGCCGGCATGATCTTAGGGCCGGTGCAGGGTGAGACCGGCTTCCGCAAGGTCACCGCCGAGGAGCGCGCCGCCCGCTTCGGCCAGAAGGCCGTCACCGTCTGGCTCACCGGCCCTCAGCGGCACGACATGGCTTATCGGCTCGAGCGGGCGCTGTTCGATATCGGTCATCCGGCGACGGTGCTCGAAGACGAAGGCCTCGGAGCCGAGCTGATCCGGGCGGCGCAACTTGTCAACCACGCCGGGCTGATTTGTTTGTGTCCGCTGGCGCATACCGATCTCGGTACGGGCGAGGGGCGGCTGGTGCTGTCGGTGGAGGGGCGGGATGTGGCCGACCTCATTGAGGCGTTGCGCCAAGAGGGGATTCTGTCCTAGCAGCCTGTCGGACTGAAGGTTGAGAATTGCATGTTAAGGCGAAGCGGAGGGTTGGATTTTCAAGATGATCGAGCCGATGAAATGGCTGAAATGGCGGTCGAGTGATCCCGCCCCTGCTTTAGGCGGGCATCAGGGCGAACATCCGCCGCACATTCCAGGCCAACGTCACCAGATGCCACTCGCCTTTGACCTTTTGCAGCCCGCGCAAGGAGAATTGCCGGAATCCCATCACCGATTTGATGATGCCGAACACCGGCTCCACCGTCTGCTTGCGCAGCGCATACAAGCGTTTGCCCTCTGGGGTTGCCAGTCGATGCGCCATTGTCTGCATCGGCGTGGGATTCCCGGGCGCGGGCCCGGCTTCCTCGAAGCGCTTCTTCCAACCCGGGTGATGCTTTTCGCGCCCCAGTGCAATCAGTGGTGCGATCCCGGCGGCTGCGCAACCATTCACATTGGCCGCGGAGAAATAGCCGCTGTCGGCCAGCACGCTTCGCGAATTGCCAACTCTTCCGGAATCGACAGGCCGTCGGGCACGTCCGAGCGATCTTCGGCTTCCGCCAGCGCCAGCAGTTCGGCCACTTCCTGCCGCAGCTTCGCTTCGAGCTTGTTGGCGTGTTCGTAGGACAGCGCACTGTGGCGCGAGGCATTGGCGTGAATCTTGGTGCCATCGAGCGCCACCGTGCCGAGTTTCGACAGGCCCATCTCGCGCGCCAGCATCAGCACTTCGACGAAGAGGCGCTCGATGTCCTCGAGAAAGCGGCGGCGGAAGGTGGCCAGCGTGTCGTGATCGGGGTGGCTGTTGGCGGCGATGAAGCGGAAGGCCACCGAGTCATGGGTGGCACGCTCGATCTTGCGGCTGGAGAACACGCCGGTGGCGTAGCCGTAGATCAAGAGGCAAAGCAATGGCCGGGTGATAGGACGCCGAGCCCGAACCGCGGTAGGCGCGGGTCATGGAAGACAGGTCGAGTTTGTCGGTGACTTCCACCACGAAGCGCGCCGGGTGGCGTTCGGGCAGCCATTCGTCCACCGCGGGCGGCAGCAAATATCCTGTGCTACGGTCTATCGGACGGAAGTTACTCATGGCAGGCTCGCTGTCAAAAAAGATTCTCGCGATTATCGCCTTTCAGAATGCCAGACGGTTAAGTCCGACAGGCTGCTAGGCGCAGCGTCGTGCCAATAGCGGCGATGGCTCAGACGGTAGGGAACGATCTCGGGTCCGGAGCCGTCGGCAGCGGGCAGGACGGTCAGTGCGCCGCCACTGGCGGTGTCGAATACCCGGATGCCGAAGCGCCGGTAGCGTTCCATCACCTGGGGACTCGGGAATCCCCAGCGGTTGCGATAGCCGGCCGAAACCAGAACGGCGGATGGCCGCACTTCGCTCAAGAATTCCGGGCTGGACGAGGTTTTGCTGCCGTGATGTGGCGCAACCAGTACCGCGCTCGCCAGCGCGGCCCCAATGCGCGTAACCAGCCCGGCTTCGGCGCCGCGTTCGATGTCGCCGGTCAGCAGTGCACTGCCCTGATTGGCGGTGATCTTCAGCACGCAGGAGGCGTCGTTTCCGGTACCTCCCTCGGCGGCGGGCGGCCACAGCATTTCGAACCGCACGCCGTCCCATTGCCAGCTTTGCCCGGCTTGGCAGGGTCTTGCGTCGGGATGCGAAAGTTTGTCCGGTACGCTGCTCAGTGCCGCAGCAACCGGGAAGTGTTGTAGCAGTGCTGCGGCTCCTCCGATGTGGTCGTTATCGCCATGGCTGACCACGAGGGTGTCGATGGCCGAGATGCCGCGGCTGCGGAGATAGGGCCCCAGCACCGCCGTGCCCATGTCGAAGCTGTCGCTCAGGCGTGCGCCGGTGTCGAATACCAGCGTATGGGCGTGGGTTTCCACAACGCTGGCCAGCGCTTGGCCGACATCCAGCACGGTGAGCCGGTAGCTGCCTTCGGGCGGCGGAGGCGGGGCCTGGGTTGCAGCCGGCAGCAGCAGGAACAGGCCCAGCCAGCGTCCCGGAATGCCGCGCGGAATCATCAGTACCGTTGCGCCGAAGGCCGCGAGCAGAGCGATCGGAAACGGTGGGGCGGCGTGCTGCCATTGCGCCCAGGACGGGGCGGAGAGCCATTCCAGGACTTTCCAGGTCCAGGCGACGAGCGTTTCCGTGAGTTCCATCAAAACCGTCCCCGCAGCGGGCCAGACCAGGAGCATCAGGGCGCTGAACAGCGCCAGAGGCGTGATCGCCAAGCCCAGCACCGGAACGGCGAACAGATTCGCCAGGGGTGATACCAGTGAGATCTGGCCGAAGAAGAACAACAGCACCGGCGCGAGGCCGAGGCTGGTGGCCCAGTTGGTCCAGGCCAGTCCTTGCACGAGATTGGCGCGGTGCAGCCGGCCAGTCAGCAAATAGAGGATGCACCCGACTGCCAGAAAGGACAGCCAGAACCCCGGCGAGGTCACGGACAGGGGGTCGAGCAGGACGACGGCGGCGAGCGCCAATGCCAGGGTATGGGCCGGGCGGAGATGGCGCTGGGCGATGACGCCGCCCATGGTGATTGCGATCATGAGCAGCGCCCGCCGCGTCGGTATCGCGAAGCCGGTGAGGGCGGAATAGGCGGCTGCCGCGGTGATCGCCGCCCTGGCCGCCAGGGCGGGGGGCGGCCAGCGCATCACGTGCAGCAGGGCGGTGGCTCTTGCCGTGACGCCGTAAGCGAGGAGGGCAATCAGGCTGATGTGGGAGCCGGAAATGGCGATCAGATGGGCGGTGCCGGTGCGCCTCAACACCTCCCACTGGGGCGGGGTGATGGCATCTTCTGCGCCCATGACCAACGCCCGGATCACGCCGTCGAAGGGGCTGCCGGCCAGGGCGGCATGGATGCGATCCGACAAGGCCTGACGCCAGGCGCCTGGCAGCCAGGGGTTCGCCGGCTTCAACAGCACGTTGCCGGCAGACTCGCGTACATAGCCGAGGGCGCGGATGTTTCGGGAGAACAGCCAGAGTTCGTAGTCCATCCCTCCGGGGTTGAGCATGCCGTGCGGGCGTTTGAGGCGGATGGTCAGACGCCAGTGCTCGCCGGCGCGGACAGTATGTCCGGGGTCGTACCAGGTCAGCCGGAGATGCTCGGGAACCCGGTATTCCGCCGGACCGACGATCCGGTCGACGTCGAATTCGAAACGCATGCCCCGTTCATTCGGCTCCGGCAGGCTGGCGACGGTGCCTTCGACGCGGATGTCCCGGCCTTCGAGCTCTCGGGGCAGGTCGTCATGCAGGCGGAGGAGGGCGAAGGCCGAGGCCCAGACAAAGCCCAGCAGCAGCGCGCAGCCGAGAAACCGGCGGTAGAAGAAGAGGATTGCTGCTGCGATGGCGAAGCCGGCCAGCAGTCCCGGCGACGGCAGGTCCGGCAGCGTCTGCACGGCGATCACGCCGCTTACGAAGCCCAGCAGCGCCGCCATGCCGCCGCCGCCCGCGTTCATCTTTGCAAACGGAGCACGTACAATAGCCGCCCCGGCTGACAACCTCATCAGTACAAGACGCCTCATGCCCAAGAAGATTCTCAAGCGTTACATGCCGGATCGGCAACGGATCAGGGAGATCAAGAGTCTCGAGTTCCTCGGGGAAAGACTGCATGCCCCGAATCTTTGGCATCTGAACCGGCGTTCGGTGTCGCGGGCATTCGCCGTGGGGTTGTGGGCGATGTACACCCCGCCCCTGCCTTGGCAGATGATCATTGCCGCGATCCTATCCATCTATTTCGACGCCAACGTGCCGATCGCCGTGGCGCTGGTGTGGATTACCAATCCCCTGACCTGGGTGCCGATGTACTATTTCGCCTACCTGGTCGGGACCTGGG
This genomic window contains:
- a CDS encoding site-specific recombinase resolvase, producing the protein MDDILETFVPLTFRRRGARRVAADDRQVHDVTLLEGVARGFYWQHLVDTGVMKSGSDIARAEGLHPSVPNELMRLTLLAPDILELLMAGRQPRRMNLIWFQRNPLPVDWEAQRQIVKRFEEDA
- the cysD gene encoding sulfate adenylyltransferase subunit CysD: MNPHRLTHLKHLESESIHIFREVVSEFERPVMLYSIGKDSAVMLHLAMKAFYPGKPPFPLLHVDTTWKFRDMIAFRDRRARELGLDLIIHVNEEGVREGINPFVHGSKKHTDIMKTEALKQALARYRFDAAFGGARRDEEKSRAKERVYSFRDRHHRWDPKNQRPELWNLYNGKINPGESIRVFPLSNWTELDVWQYIYLENIPIVPLYFAAERPVVERDGMLIMVDDERMPLLPGEVPLRKKVRFRTLGCYPLTGAIESEAATLPEIIQEMLLTKTSERQGRLIDHDQAGSMEEKKKEGYF
- the cysN gene encoding sulfate adenylyltransferase subunit CysN produces the protein MSHQSDLIGTDIHAYLAQHEQKELLRLLTCGSVDDGKSTLIGRLLHDSQMIYEDQLSAVRRDSVKSGTTGGELDLALLVDGLQAEREQGITIDVAYRYFSTAQRKFIIADTPGHEQYTRNMATGASTCDLAIILIDARRGVQVQTRRHSYIVSLLGIRHVLVAINKMDLMDHSEAVFDRIRADYLAFADKLELHDVRFIPISALHGDNVVHKSAAMPWYGGPPLLELLNTLEIAQDRNFDDPRFPVQYVNRPHLDFRGYSGTVAAGVFQPGDPVLVLPAKTRSRIQSIVTYDGELEAAFPPQAVTLTLEDEIDLSRGDLLVHPDRLPHLDSRFQAHLVWMTEAPLIPGKQYLLKHATRTLTGSVAAIRHRIDVNTLERHPAGQLHLNEIGLCELALSAPLAFDAYARCKGTGAFILIDRLTNATVGAGMILGPVQGETGFRKVTAEERAARFGQKAVTVWLTGPQRHDMAYRLERALFDIGHPATVLEDEGLGAELIRAAQLVNHAGLICLCPLAHTDLGTGEGRLVLSVEGRDVADLIEALRQEGILS
- a CDS encoding DNA internalization-related competence protein ComEC/Rec2, which gives rise to MNAGGGGMAALLGFVSGVIAVQTLPDLPSPGLLAGFAIAAAILFFYRRFLGCALLLGFVWASAFALLRLHDDLPRELEGRDIRVEGTVASLPEPNERGMRFEFDVDRIVGPAEYRVPEHLRLTWYDPGHTVRAGEHWRLTIRLKRPHGMLNPGGMDYELWLFSRNIRALGYVRESAGNVLLKPANPWLPGAWRQALSDRIHAALAGSPFDGVIRALVMGAEDAITPPQWEVLRRTGTAHLIAISGSHISLIALLAYGVTARATALLHVMRWPPPALAARAAITAAAAYSALTGFAIPTRRALLMIAITMGGVIAQRHLRPAHTLALALAAVVLLDPLSVTSPGFWLSFLAVGCILYLLTGRLHRANLVQGLAWTNWATSLGLAPVLLFFFGQISLVSPLANLFAVPVLGLAITPLALFSALMLLVWPAAGTVLMELTETLVAWTWKVLEWLSAPSWAQWQHAAPPFPIALLAAFGATVLMIPRGIPGRWLGLFLLLPAATQAPPPPPEGSYRLTVLDVGQALASVVETHAHTLVFDTGARLSDSFDMGTAVLGPYLRSRGISAIDTLVVSHGDNDHIGGAAALLQHFPVAAALSSVPDKLSHPDARPCQAGQSWQWDGVRFEMLWPPAAEGGTGNDASCVLKITANQGSALLTGDIERGAEAGLVTRIGAALASAVLVAPHHGSKTSSSPEFLSEVRPSAVLVSAGYRNRWGFPSPQVMERYRRFGIRVFDTASGGALTVLPAADGSGPEIVPYRLSHRRYWHDAAPSSLSDLTVWHSERR
- a CDS encoding DUF2062 domain-containing protein, whose protein sequence is MPKKILKRYMPDRQRIREIKSLEFLGERLHAPNLWHLNRRSVSRAFAVGLWAMYTPPLPWQMIIAAILSIYFDANVPIAVALVWITNPLTWVPMYYFAYLVGTWVLGLDSFTFTEFSSFFRIETAWSLGAPLLVGCFTLMNLGAVLGYFSIRWLWRRSVRQHWEFRKLRSKPLNSHYLVNLSCRAYWKLLHLHHADKL